GAATTGCCAGTTCTGGCGATGAATCCAGCTGCACAGCTCCCAGAACCGCTCCGTTCCAGGGAATTGGCGCGTCCGTTCCTCCCGCCAGCGTTGGGGGTCATGCCAGAGGTGGATCGGGGGTGATCCATCATTCAGATTCACCACACAGCCAGGATCGAGGCGTTCCGCTGCCGGTGGCTCCAGGCCGAGATGGCGGAACAGTCGGGCATGGCTTCCGCCCGGTTCAAGACCTGCCACCTGTGTGGCGCCGACATCGAAGGTGTAGCGCCCCCGCTTGAATGTTCCTGCGCAGCCTCCGAGCTGGTGGTGGGCCTCCACGAGGGTCACTGACAATCCTTCGCGAGCCAGTAAGGCCGCTGCAGTGAGGCCGGCAATGCCGCCTCCGATCACAATGGCGTCGCGGGAGCTGTCCATCCGGGCATGCTGGCAGCTGCGTTCCGGTGCTTGTGGATGCGGGATCAGCTCGAGCAGATCCTTTCCAAGGAAAGAGACCTGCTGCGGGGACGTTGCCTGACGTCGATCGGACCTGTCGGCGGTGGTGAGCGAGGAGCCTGTTGGAGAGCAGACCTGAGTGACGGCAGCGCTTGGTTCCTCAAGGTCTCTGATCCTGCCTCTCTTGAGGCTGAGCAGCGGGGGCTGCGGTCCTTGCGCCAATGGTCTGATGCTGACCTTGTGGAAGTCGTGGATGTGTTGGCGTGGATCCCCCTTGAGCATCGGGGGGTTCTGGTGCTCCCTTGGTGGGAGATGGGGAATGGCGATCAGTTCAACCTCGGCCGAGGGCTGGCCCGTTTGCACCGGAGGTCGTCACTGAACGGTCCTTCACGGTTTGGTTGGGACCATGACGGCTTTATCGGTCTCGGTCCCCAGCCGGCCGGATGGAGTGATGACTGGGGTGAGGCCTTTGTTGAGCTGCGTTTGAAGCCCCAGCTGCGCTTGGCTGAGGCCTGGGCATTGCATGAAAACGACTGGTCATCTCTTCTTGCTCCGCTGGCCCAGTGGCTTGGCGACCATGCTCCAGAGCCCTGTCTGGTTCATGGGGATCTATGGGCGGGCAATGCCGGTGTTCTGGCCGATGGACGGGGGCTGCTGATCGATCCCGCCAGCTGGTGGGCTGATCGCGAGGTCGATCTCGCCATGACACAACTCTTCGGCGGTTTTTCTAGCCGTTTTCTCGAGGGTTACAACCTTGAGTGGCCCCTGCCGGATGGCGTTGAGCAAAGAGTGGACGCACTCAATCTTTATCACCTGCTCAATCACGCCAATTTATTCGGCGGTGGCTTCCGAGAGCGTTGCCGCCAAGTGATTAGTCGGCTTCGAAAGACGCTTCAGTAAGGAATCGGAGGGGGACTTTTGATCCCCCTCCGTCAGCATCAACCGAGATATTCCTTGCGGAGTGTCTGGATGCGAGTGACGAGGGCTGAGCGCTTCTCACTGGTGGTGAGATTTTTCCAACTCCACTGGCCGACCACAACCACACCAAGCAGCTCCAGCAGGCCTGGAACAACGGGAAGCAGATTGATGGTGTCGAGAATGCCCTTGATCAGGATCTGGGCAACGATCACCGCGGCGAAAATTCCTACAACCTTGCCGATGCGACCGGCCTGGCCCCAATCGACTTTGTCGAGGGTTTCATTCACTTTTCCGAGAATGTCTTTGTACCGCTCAGCAAAATCGACGCTCTCACCAGCTGGGGCAGCATTCGTGACGTCGGTGTCATTCACCTGGGTGGTGCTTTCGTCGCTCATGACGCCTTGGCATGGATCTAATGCCCGCTGACCTTATCGACAAGCTTCCGCAAATGCCATGGCGACTGCGCTTCGATCGGGATTGCCTGATCGTTTTGCGGAAATCGCTTCATGCCGTGACGCCGGAGGAGGGATGTGCCCTGCTGCTGGGGAACTCCGGTCCTGAGGTGAGAGTGCGCGTGGTTTGGCCCTGCTGCAATGTCTGGCGTCCGGGCCTTCAGGGTCTCGAGGAGCACCCGGGCCGCGGCGGTGGCGGTCCTCC
The sequence above is a segment of the Synechococcus sp. PROS-7-1 genome. Coding sequences within it:
- a CDS encoding fructosamine kinase family protein, producing MRDQLEQILSKERDLLRGRCLTSIGPVGGGERGACWRADLSDGSAWFLKVSDPASLEAEQRGLRSLRQWSDADLVEVVDVLAWIPLEHRGVLVLPWWEMGNGDQFNLGRGLARLHRRSSLNGPSRFGWDHDGFIGLGPQPAGWSDDWGEAFVELRLKPQLRLAEAWALHENDWSSLLAPLAQWLGDHAPEPCLVHGDLWAGNAGVLADGRGLLIDPASWWADREVDLAMTQLFGGFSSRFLEGYNLEWPLPDGVEQRVDALNLYHLLNHANLFGGGFRERCRQVISRLRKTLQ
- a CDS encoding CAAD domain-containing protein produces the protein MSDESTTQVNDTDVTNAAPAGESVDFAERYKDILGKVNETLDKVDWGQAGRIGKVVGIFAAVIVAQILIKGILDTINLLPVVPGLLELLGVVVVGQWSWKNLTTSEKRSALVTRIQTLRKEYLG